One window of Paroedura picta isolate Pp20150507F chromosome 2, Ppicta_v3.0, whole genome shotgun sequence genomic DNA carries:
- the LOC143828940 gene encoding LOW QUALITY PROTEIN: carbohydrate sulfotransferase 8-like (The sequence of the model RefSeq protein was modified relative to this genomic sequence to represent the inferred CDS: inserted 1 base in 1 codon), whose product MKKLFQKLFVFLFFGCLLATFFLQNVSNWLPKKKDLEKEWLERQNVRRDLLNITCLNENITSSEWRLERKVARQLFVVQSLRMIYCEVPKVGCSNWKKILLLLTLNISRDPSEVDQIEIHQTNFLKRLSSYPSQQQMELLNNYTKVMFTRHPLERLVSAYRDKFLHNEPYYSTTVADEIRALFRRDRNSTKEVTFQEFIQYVVITEHGNLDIHWKPMSALCDPCNIHYDILGKYETLQQDAKQVLKRIGAPESFHYPSTKMYSSDKRTNENITLEYLRKLHWNHIEKLKELYKIDFSLFNYSYYNIKNEILPXRFNHSE is encoded by the exons ATGAAGAAACTCTTTCAGAagttgtttgttttccttttcttcggATGTTTGCTTGCGACTTTTTTTCTGCAAAATGTCTCTAACTGGCTACCGAAAAAGAAGG ATCTTGAAAAAGAATGGCTTGAAAGACAAAATGTCCGTAGAGATCTACTGAACATCACGTGCCTGAATGAAAACATCACCAGTTCAGAATGGAGACTGGAGAGAAAGGTTGCCCGGCAACTCTTTGTGGTACAGAGTCTGAGAATGATCTACTGTGAGGTACCCAAAGTTGGCTGCTCCAACTGGAAGAAAATCCTTCTACTCCTCACACTCAACATTAGCAGAGACCCCTCTGAAGTAGACCAAATTGAAATCCACCAAACAAATTTTCTGAAGAGACTGAGTTCCTACCCTTCTCAACAGCAAATGGAGTTGCTGAACAACTACACCAAGGTGATGTTCACCAGGCATCCTCTAGAAAGACTGGTGTCTGCATACAGGGACAAGTTCCTCCATAATGAGCCTTACTATAGCACCACAGTTGCAGATGAAATCAGGGCCTTGTTCAGGAGGGACAGAAATTCCACAAAGGAAGTGACTTTCCAAGAGTTTATACAGTACGTTGTGATAACGGAACATGGGAATTTGGACATACACTGGAAGCCAATGTCTGCACTTTGTGATCCCTGCAACATTCATTATGACATCCTGGGGAAGTATGAGACATTGCAACAAGATGCCAAACAAGTTCTCAAGAGAATTGGAGCTCCAGAAAGCTTCCACTACCCTAGTACCAAGATGTATAGTTCAGACAAACGGACTAATGAGAATATCACCTTAGAGTACTTGAGGAAACTCCACTGGAATCACATAGAGAAACTCAAGGAGCTTTACAAGATAGATTTCTCTTTGTTTAATTATTCTTACTACaacattaaaaatgaaattttGC TAAGGTTCAATCACAGTGAATAA
- the LOC143830386 gene encoding carbohydrate sulfotransferase 11-like, translating into MKKLFQKLFVFLFFGCLLGSFLLQKVFNWLPKNKDPEKEWLERQNVRRDQLNITCLNENISSSEWRLERKVARQLFVVQSLRMIYCEVPKVGCSNWKKILLLLTLNISRDPSEVDQIEIHQTNFLKRLSSYPSQQQMELLNNYTKVMFTRHPLERLVSAYRDKFLHNEPYYSTTVADEIRALFRRDRNSTKDVTFQEFIQYVVTRKHEDLDIHWKPMYALCDPCNIHYDILGKYETLQQDAKQVLKRIGAPESFHYPSTKMYSSDKRTNENITLEYLRKLHWNHIEKLKRLYKIDFSLFNYFYNNINNETLP; encoded by the exons ATGAAGAAACTCTTTCAGAagttgtttgttttccttttcttcggATGTTTGCTTGGAAGTTTTCTTCTGCAAAAGGTCTTTAACTGGCTACCGAAAAACAAGG ATCCTGAAAAAGAATGGCTTGAAAGACAAAATGTCCGTAGAGATCAGCTGAACATCACCTGCCTGAATGAAAACATCTCCAGTTCAGAATGGAGACTGGAGAGAAAGGTTGCCCGGCAACTCTTTGTGGTACAGAGTCTGAGAATGATCTACTGTGAGGTACCCAAAGTTGGCTGCTCCAACTGGAAGAAAATCCTTCTACTCCTCACACTCAACATTAGCAGAGACCCCTCTGAAGTAGACCAAATTGAAATCCACCAAACGAATTTTCTGAAGAGACTGAGTTCCTACCCTTCTCAACAGCAAATGGAGTTGCTGAACAACTACACCAAGGTGATGTTCACCAGGCATCCTCTAGAAAGACTGGTGTCTGCATACAGGGACAAGTTCCTCCATAATGAGCCTTACTATAGCACCACAGTTGCAGATGAAATCAGGGCCTTGTTCAGGAGGGACAGAAATTCCACAAAGGATGTGACTTTCCAAGAGTTTATACAGTACGTTGTGACAAGGAAACATGAGGATTTGGACATACACTGGAAGCCAATGTATGCACTCTGTGATCCCTGCAACATTCATTATGACATCCTGGGGAAGTATGAGACATTGCAACAAGATGCCAAACAAGTTCTCAAGAGAATTGGAGCTCCAGAAAGCTTTCACTACCCTAGTACCAAGATGTATAGTTCAGACAAACGGACTAATGAGAATATCACCTTAGAGTACTTGAGGAAACTCCACTGGAATCACATAGAGAAACTCAAGAGACTTTACAAGATAGATTTCtctttgtttaattatttttacaaCAACATTAATAATGAAACTTTGCCCTAA